In Kitasatospora sp. NBC_00240, the following are encoded in one genomic region:
- a CDS encoding penicillin acylase family protein gives MHLRTPHLRNRRPPVPHPAVPHPAVPHPAVPHPAVPHPAVPHPAVPREPAPRTGAARKAARTAATGTAAARPEPRRPRRRAAAVLAVAATVLALAAPTPSAGAPVAATDLCAGRCLDILPPGENGNATLADILANRAFGTRPAHTDDQLAPYAALAQAYPTLTAAQLGSFFNDASFGVPAGQVAGSISPRPDVTIVRDKATGVPHITGTTRYGTEYGAGYAAAQDRLWVMDLFRHVGRGQLSGFAGGAIANRQLEQSFWQAAPYTEAELQQQVDTAFGTGPRARQALADAQAYLDGINTYIDKVYRDRTFPGEYDLTGHIDWFTNAGGIDHFQLTDLVALASVVGALFGSGGGGELASAQVKSAAVATYGPAAGDALWSSLREADDPEAVRTLHDGQSFPYAQPPANPQGTALPDPGSVVPEPMVHDATGTGASTAPTAAGVLPGNLLTAKHGMSNALVVSGKYTDDGHPVAVFGPQTGYFAPQLLMLEELQGPGISARGAAFAGLSFYVELGRGQDYAWSATSAGQDITDTYAVPLCTTDGTPATLAANSYLWHGTCTPMERLERKNAWAPTTADGTAAGSYTLVMNRTAYGLVQARGTIGGQPVAFTSLRSTYRHEADSIVGFQMLNDPSAVHDPASFQQAAQNINYTFNWFYADSAHAAYYNSGSNPVRAAGVDPGLPVLARPAYEWLDFDPVANTARYTTPDRHPQSVDQDYYISWNNKQADGVGPAGFGNGSVHRGDLLDDRVKALVTGGTKVGRAALVQAMESAALTDLRAEDVLPDLLRVIRSAPVTDPAQAAAVQRLAAWQAAGGLRRETSAGSHGYADAEAIRILDAWWPLLAEAEFRPGMGDPLFAALTGALQINESPSGGQSGPLGGGPVSANESVPHKGSAFQYGWWSYVDKDLRAVLGEPVAGPLARPFCGGGDLGACRQALLDSLKQAAGRTAAQVYPGDADCAAGDQWCADTIVQRPLGGVTDAKTTWQNRPTYQQVVQFQSHR, from the coding sequence ATGCACCTGAGGACACCACACCTGAGGAACCGACGCCCGCCTGTCCCGCACCCCGCCGTCCCGCACCCCGCCGTCCCGCACCCCGCCGTCCCGCACCCCGCCGTCCCGCACCCCGCCGTCCCGCACCCCGCCGTCCCGCGCGAGCCGGCACCCCGTACCGGCGCCGCCCGAAAGGCCGCCCGTACCGCCGCCACCGGTACCGCCGCCGCCCGCCCGGAGCCGCGCCGTCCGCGCCGCCGGGCTGCTGCCGTCCTGGCCGTCGCCGCCACGGTCCTCGCGCTCGCCGCGCCGACCCCCTCGGCCGGCGCCCCCGTCGCCGCGACGGACCTCTGCGCCGGCCGGTGCCTCGACATCCTGCCGCCGGGCGAGAACGGCAACGCGACCCTCGCGGACATCCTCGCCAACCGCGCCTTCGGCACCCGCCCGGCCCACACCGACGACCAGCTGGCCCCCTATGCGGCCCTCGCCCAGGCCTACCCCACGCTGACCGCGGCGCAGTTGGGCAGCTTCTTCAACGACGCCTCGTTCGGCGTGCCGGCCGGCCAGGTGGCCGGCAGCATCAGTCCCCGCCCGGACGTCACCATCGTCCGCGACAAGGCCACCGGCGTCCCGCACATCACCGGCACCACCCGCTACGGCACCGAGTACGGCGCCGGGTACGCGGCCGCCCAGGACCGCCTCTGGGTGATGGACCTGTTCCGCCACGTCGGCCGCGGCCAGCTCTCCGGCTTCGCCGGCGGGGCCATCGCCAACCGGCAGTTGGAGCAGAGCTTCTGGCAGGCCGCTCCCTACACCGAGGCCGAACTCCAGCAACAGGTGGACACCGCGTTCGGTACCGGCCCCCGCGCCCGGCAGGCCCTCGCCGACGCCCAGGCCTACCTGGACGGCATCAACACCTACATCGACAAGGTCTACCGCGACCGGACCTTCCCCGGCGAGTACGACCTGACCGGCCACATCGACTGGTTCACCAACGCGGGCGGGATCGACCACTTCCAGCTGACCGACCTGGTGGCCCTGGCCTCCGTCGTCGGCGCCCTGTTCGGCTCCGGCGGCGGCGGTGAACTCGCCTCCGCACAGGTGAAGTCGGCCGCCGTGGCGACGTACGGACCGGCCGCCGGCGATGCGCTCTGGTCCTCGTTGCGCGAGGCCGACGACCCCGAGGCGGTGCGGACCCTGCACGACGGGCAGAGCTTCCCGTACGCGCAGCCCCCCGCGAACCCGCAGGGCACCGCGCTGCCCGATCCCGGCTCGGTCGTGCCCGAGCCGATGGTCCACGACGCCACCGGCACCGGCGCCTCCACCGCGCCGACCGCCGCCGGCGTGCTGCCGGGGAACCTGCTGACCGCCAAGCACGGCATGTCCAACGCCCTGGTGGTGTCGGGGAAGTACACCGACGACGGCCACCCGGTGGCCGTGTTCGGCCCGCAGACCGGCTACTTCGCGCCCCAGCTGCTGATGCTGGAGGAACTCCAGGGCCCCGGCATCAGCGCCCGCGGCGCGGCCTTCGCCGGGCTCAGCTTCTACGTGGAGCTCGGCCGCGGCCAGGACTACGCCTGGAGCGCCACCTCCGCCGGCCAGGACATCACCGACACGTACGCCGTGCCGCTCTGCACGACCGACGGCACCCCCGCGACCCTCGCCGCCAACTCCTACCTGTGGCACGGGACCTGCACGCCGATGGAGCGGCTGGAGCGGAAGAACGCCTGGGCGCCGACCACCGCCGACGGCACCGCGGCGGGCTCGTACACGCTGGTGATGAACCGGACGGCGTACGGGCTGGTCCAGGCCCGGGGGACGATCGGCGGACAGCCCGTCGCCTTCACCTCGCTGCGCTCCACCTACCGCCACGAGGCCGACTCGATCGTGGGCTTCCAGATGCTCAACGACCCGTCCGCGGTGCACGATCCGGCGAGCTTCCAGCAGGCCGCGCAGAACATCAACTACACCTTCAACTGGTTCTACGCGGACTCCGCCCACGCCGCGTACTACAACTCCGGCAGCAACCCGGTGCGCGCGGCCGGGGTCGACCCCGGCCTGCCGGTGCTCGCCCGACCCGCCTACGAGTGGCTGGACTTCGACCCGGTGGCGAACACCGCCCGATACACCACGCCGGACCGGCACCCGCAGTCCGTCGACCAGGACTACTACATCTCCTGGAACAACAAGCAGGCGGACGGCGTGGGCCCGGCCGGCTTCGGCAACGGCTCGGTGCACCGGGGGGACCTGTTGGACGACCGGGTGAAGGCGCTGGTCACGGGTGGGACGAAGGTCGGGAGGGCCGCGTTGGTCCAGGCGATGGAGAGCGCGGCGCTGACCGACCTGCGGGCCGAGGACGTGCTGCCCGACCTGCTGCGGGTGATCCGCAGCGCACCGGTGACCGATCCGGCGCAGGCCGCCGCGGTGCAGAGGCTGGCGGCCTGGCAGGCTGCGGGCGGGCTGCGGCGGGAGACCTCGGCCGGCAGCCACGGCTACGCCGACGCGGAGGCGATCCGGATCCTGGACGCCTGGTGGCCGCTGCTGGCCGAGGCCGAGTTCCGTCCGGGGATGGGCGATCCGCTGTTCGCGGCGCTGACCGGCGCGCTCCAGATCAACGAGTCGCCCTCCGGCGGCCAGAGCGGCCCGCTCGGCGGCGGCCCGGTCTCCGCCAACGAGTCGGTGCCGCACAAGGGGTCCGCCTTCCAGTACGGCTGGTGGAGCTATGTCGACAAGGACCTGAGGGCCGTCCTCGGCGAGCCGGTGGCCGGCCCGCTGGCCCGGCCGTTCTGCGGCGGCGGCGACCTGGGCGCCTGCCGGCAGGCCCTGCTGGACAGTCTCAAGCAGGCCGCCGGCCGGACCGCCGCCCAGGTCTACCCCGGCGACGCCGACTGCGCGGCCGGCGACCAGTGGTGCGCCGACACCATCGTCCAGCGTCCGCTGGGCGGGGTGACCGACGCAAAGACCACCTGGCAGAACCGGCCGACGTACCAGCAGGTGGTGCAGTTCCAGAGCCACCGCTGA
- a CDS encoding MFS transporter, translated as MAGSCLPILGAVLIAPLLPKMQDHFASTAGAKALVPVALTIPALALGLLAPFAGLLVDRLGRKRLLIGASLLYAPIGTAPLWLDSLGAVVASRALLGIVEAAIMTCCTTLIGDYYSGKQRERYLALQTICSALSATAFFAVGGAIGEAGWRAPFWAYAVSLLLAPLMATVLTTPDRAATPAAAPSPQDAPSPFPWRRMAGPCALTFFGAVVFYTVPVMTSNLLDDLGITASSTIGLATATASVATVIGAFTFTRLADHAERLLPAVLALCAAGFGVMWLADSMPVLVAGAVLNCLGGGMLLPTLLTRAMALLDFADRGRGTGLWNAAFFLGEFICPLVLLGLAPAAGSLAAAVGLLGAVTVLVAAALQLRRRRAAALPAA; from the coding sequence ATGGCCGGCAGCTGCCTGCCCATCCTCGGGGCCGTCCTGATCGCCCCGCTGCTGCCCAAGATGCAGGACCACTTCGCCTCCACCGCGGGCGCGAAGGCCCTGGTGCCGGTCGCGCTCACGATCCCCGCCCTGGCCCTCGGCCTGCTGGCCCCCTTCGCCGGCCTGCTGGTCGACCGGCTCGGCCGCAAGCGCCTGCTGATCGGCGCCAGCCTGCTCTACGCCCCGATCGGCACCGCGCCGCTCTGGCTCGACTCGCTGGGCGCCGTCGTCGCCAGCCGGGCCCTGCTCGGCATCGTCGAAGCCGCCATCATGACCTGCTGCACCACCCTGATCGGCGACTACTACTCCGGCAAGCAGCGCGAACGCTACCTCGCCCTGCAGACCATCTGCAGCGCCCTGTCCGCCACCGCCTTCTTCGCCGTCGGCGGCGCGATCGGCGAGGCCGGCTGGCGCGCCCCCTTCTGGGCGTACGCGGTGAGCCTGCTGCTGGCCCCGCTGATGGCCACCGTGCTGACGACCCCGGACCGCGCCGCGACGCCCGCCGCCGCTCCCTCCCCGCAGGACGCCCCCAGCCCCTTCCCCTGGCGGCGGATGGCCGGCCCCTGCGCGCTCACCTTCTTCGGCGCGGTGGTCTTCTACACCGTGCCCGTGATGACCTCGAACCTGCTGGACGACCTCGGCATCACCGCCTCCAGCACCATCGGCCTGGCCACCGCCACCGCCAGCGTGGCCACCGTGATCGGCGCGTTCACCTTCACCCGCCTCGCCGACCACGCCGAGCGGCTGCTGCCCGCCGTGCTCGCGCTCTGCGCGGCCGGCTTCGGCGTGATGTGGCTCGCCGACAGCATGCCCGTCCTGGTGGCCGGCGCCGTCCTCAACTGCCTGGGCGGCGGCATGCTGCTGCCGACCCTGCTCACCCGCGCGATGGCGCTGCTCGACTTCGCCGACCGCGGCCGGGGCACCGGGCTCTGGAACGCCGCCTTCTTCCTCGGCGAGTTCATCTGCCCGCTGGTCCTGCTCGGGCTGGCCCCCGCAGCGGGGAGCCTGGCGGCGGCGGTCGGCCTGCTCGGCGCGGTCACCGTGCTGGTCGCCGCCGCACTGCAGCTCCGCCGGCGCCGGGCCGCCGCGCTGCCCGCCGCCTGA
- a CDS encoding alpha/beta hydrolase, translating into MARFGERLREHAGDRPVLRRWPSWGAAAGAVLFYCLSLTPSMLPRSWWLQGAEAGVTAAIGYGFGALLGALARRLGARPGPQVRRIAWAVLAVVGSVLVIAVTARSVRWQGDVRRAVTLPPEISWWRWSLVPVLALLVLALVVLVARLLRLGTRIVVHALGQVVPGAVAAGAGVVVVAVLVVGFVQGFLLSGVLSVVEGAASLTDEGTTPGIVQPQLPTLSGSPASLESWQSLGSKGRDFVGTAATKAELTAFAGHEAVDPVRVYVGLRAADTLQGRADLAVAELERTGGFSRKVLAVMATTGSGWINKQASGPLEYMYAGDSAMVAIQYSYLPSWVSVLTEDEAVDAGRALFDAVHAKWATLPAAGRPRLVVFGESLGSFATEKAFDGQLDRLATETDGALLVGPTYDNPLWKRVTADREPGSPVWRPVFEDGRSVRFAQVPADLDVPARPWDGTRIVYLQNGSDPIVWWSPSMLFSRPEWLEDPRAKDVSPAMRWYPVVTFWQVVCDLMGANNVPPGFGHRYGTLPTDAWAAIAAPPGWTAADTARLAALMGS; encoded by the coding sequence ATGGCACGGTTCGGCGAACGGCTCAGGGAGCACGCCGGTGACCGCCCGGTCCTGCGGCGGTGGCCGAGCTGGGGTGCCGCCGCCGGGGCGGTGCTGTTCTACTGCCTGTCGCTCACACCGTCCATGCTGCCCCGCTCCTGGTGGCTGCAGGGCGCGGAGGCCGGGGTGACCGCCGCGATCGGGTACGGCTTCGGCGCGCTGCTCGGGGCGCTCGCGCGCCGGCTCGGGGCCCGGCCCGGGCCGCAGGTGCGCCGGATCGCCTGGGCCGTGCTGGCGGTCGTGGGCAGCGTCCTGGTGATCGCGGTGACGGCGCGGAGCGTCCGCTGGCAGGGGGATGTCCGGCGGGCGGTCACGCTGCCTCCGGAGATCTCCTGGTGGCGGTGGTCCCTGGTGCCGGTGCTGGCGCTGCTGGTGCTGGCGCTGGTCGTGCTGGTGGCCCGGCTGCTCCGGCTCGGCACCCGGATCGTCGTGCACGCCCTGGGCCAGGTGGTGCCGGGGGCGGTGGCGGCGGGCGCCGGGGTCGTGGTGGTGGCGGTGCTGGTGGTCGGTTTCGTCCAGGGGTTCCTGCTGTCCGGGGTGCTGAGCGTGGTCGAGGGCGCGGCCTCGCTGACCGACGAGGGGACGACGCCCGGCATCGTCCAGCCGCAGCTGCCGACCCTGTCGGGCAGCCCGGCCTCGCTGGAGTCCTGGCAGAGCCTCGGGTCCAAGGGCCGGGACTTCGTCGGCACCGCCGCGACCAAGGCCGAGCTGACGGCCTTCGCCGGCCACGAGGCCGTGGACCCCGTCCGGGTCTACGTCGGCCTGCGGGCCGCCGACACGCTGCAGGGGCGGGCGGACCTGGCCGTCGCCGAGCTGGAGCGCACCGGCGGGTTCAGCCGCAAGGTGCTCGCCGTGATGGCCACCACCGGCAGCGGCTGGATCAACAAGCAGGCCAGCGGGCCGCTGGAGTACATGTACGCGGGGGACAGCGCGATGGTGGCGATCCAGTACTCCTACCTGCCGAGCTGGGTCTCCGTCCTGACCGAGGACGAGGCCGTCGACGCCGGGCGGGCGCTGTTCGACGCCGTGCACGCCAAGTGGGCGACGCTTCCCGCCGCCGGCCGTCCGCGCCTGGTGGTGTTCGGCGAGAGCCTGGGCTCCTTCGCCACCGAGAAGGCCTTCGACGGGCAGCTGGACCGGCTGGCGACGGAGACCGACGGCGCCCTGCTGGTCGGCCCGACGTACGACAACCCGCTGTGGAAGCGGGTCACCGCCGACCGCGAGCCCGGCAGCCCGGTCTGGCGCCCGGTCTTCGAGGACGGCCGCTCGGTGCGCTTCGCCCAGGTGCCGGCGGACCTGGACGTCCCGGCCCGGCCCTGGGACGGGACCCGGATCGTCTACCTGCAGAACGGGTCCGACCCGATCGTCTGGTGGAGCCCGTCGATGCTGTTCAGCCGGCCGGAATGGCTGGAGGACCCGCGCGCCAAGGACGTCTCCCCGGCGATGCGCTGGTACCCGGTGGTCACCTTCTGGCAGGTGGTCTGCGACCTGATGGGCGCCAACAACGTGCCGCCGGGCTTCGGTCACCGCTACGGGACGCTCCCCACCGACGCCTGGGCGGCGATCGCGGCGCCGCCGGGCTGGACGGCCGCCGACACCGCGCGGCTGGCCGCGCTGATGGGCTCCTGA
- a CDS encoding TetR/AcrR family transcriptional regulator → MDPQPSRKRLPRKVREQQMLDAAVQVFSRHGFHAASMDEVAEGAQVSKPLLYLYLGSKEEIFGACIAREADRLVNAIGSAALNRGDDPADRLWHGLTAFFTYVAEHRASWVVLYQQARSQSDSLAAQVARSRSEIIDTVTELVRQSMELPARGGDGSDYAALRRESAAVAHALVGAADALAEWALAVPGEQPQVTAGRLMNMMWIGLERRAKGESYHAPEGPAATEAPAAPRP, encoded by the coding sequence ATGGATCCGCAACCCAGCCGCAAGCGGCTGCCCCGCAAGGTGCGCGAACAGCAGATGCTCGACGCCGCCGTGCAGGTCTTCTCCCGGCACGGGTTCCATGCCGCCTCGATGGACGAGGTGGCCGAGGGCGCCCAGGTCTCGAAGCCGCTGCTGTACCTGTACCTGGGATCCAAGGAGGAGATCTTCGGCGCGTGCATCGCGCGGGAGGCCGACCGCCTGGTCAACGCCATCGGCTCGGCGGCGCTGAACCGCGGCGACGACCCGGCCGACCGGCTCTGGCACGGGCTGACCGCCTTCTTCACCTACGTGGCCGAGCACCGGGCCAGCTGGGTGGTGCTCTACCAACAGGCCCGCAGCCAGAGCGACTCGCTGGCTGCCCAGGTCGCCAGGTCCCGCTCGGAGATCATCGACACCGTCACCGAACTGGTCCGCCAGTCGATGGAGTTGCCCGCCCGCGGCGGCGACGGCAGCGACTACGCCGCGCTGCGCCGGGAGTCCGCCGCCGTCGCGCACGCCCTGGTCGGCGCCGCGGACGCGCTGGCCGAGTGGGCGCTCGCCGTCCCCGGCGAGCAACCGCAGGTCACCGCAGGCCGGTTGATGAACATGATGTGGATCGGCCTGGAGCGACGGGCCAAGGGCGAGAGCTACCACGCCCCCGAGGGGCCGGCCGCGACCGAGGCCCCCGCCGCTCCCCGCCCGTAG
- a CDS encoding alpha/beta fold hydrolase, translating to MPGTPHLVLPGTRPDTRTGTGIRRRIATALAGCGLLAATVIGAVPAQAGTAQAAAADPVAAAKALAAPLVPGANNWSCRPSAAHPRPVVLVHGTFANGSVNWLPIAPTLAAEGYCVFALTYGEQPGIPILRAIAPVPDSARQLATFVDGVLAATGAAKADLVGHSQGGGLTPRYYLKFEGGAAKVHTLVGLAPSNHGTTLLGLATLAQSIPGAMDIVGSACPACADQVVGSDVLTRLNAGGDTMPGVSYTAIYTRYDEVVTPYRTQALTGPDVHNVLVQDLCPANSPDHVLMAFDPVVRHEIRHALDPAHVGEADCWANLTG from the coding sequence ATGCCTGGAACCCCCCACCTCGTGCTGCCCGGAACCAGACCCGACACCCGTACCGGTACCGGTATCCGCCGCCGGATCGCCACCGCACTCGCCGGCTGCGGCCTGCTCGCGGCCACCGTGATCGGCGCCGTCCCCGCCCAGGCCGGCACCGCCCAGGCGGCCGCCGCCGACCCGGTCGCGGCCGCCAAGGCCCTGGCCGCCCCGCTGGTGCCGGGCGCCAACAACTGGTCCTGCCGGCCGAGCGCGGCCCACCCCCGCCCGGTCGTGCTGGTGCACGGGACCTTCGCCAACGGCTCCGTCAACTGGCTGCCCATCGCCCCCACGCTCGCCGCCGAGGGCTACTGCGTCTTCGCGCTGACCTACGGCGAGCAGCCCGGGATCCCGATCCTGCGCGCCATCGCTCCGGTGCCCGACTCGGCCCGCCAGCTCGCCACCTTCGTCGACGGCGTACTGGCCGCGACGGGGGCCGCCAAGGCCGACCTGGTCGGCCACAGTCAGGGCGGCGGCCTGACGCCGCGCTACTACCTGAAGTTCGAGGGCGGCGCGGCCAAGGTGCACACCCTGGTCGGCCTCGCCCCCAGCAACCACGGGACGACGCTGCTGGGCCTCGCCACCCTCGCGCAGTCCATCCCCGGCGCGATGGACATCGTCGGTTCCGCCTGCCCCGCCTGCGCGGACCAGGTCGTCGGCTCGGACGTCCTCACCAGGCTCAACGCCGGGGGCGACACCATGCCGGGCGTCTCGTACACCGCCATCTACACCCGCTACGACGAGGTGGTGACCCCGTATCGGACCCAGGCACTGACCGGTCCGGACGTGCACAACGTACTGGTGCAGGACCTCTGCCCGGCCAACAGCCCGGACCACGTGCTGATGGCCTTCGATCCGGTCGTGCGGCACGAGATCCGGCACGCGCTCGACCCGGCGCACGTCGGCGAGGCCGACTGCTGGGCGAACCTCACCGGCTGA
- a CDS encoding CPBP family intramembrane glutamic endopeptidase, producing MHRGSSEPGAGGVIGVRTGVAVTVLVLVLVNLLNNRLAPGAYLITAPLTAAVLLGVLRLAGGTWADAGLDRAGWGRGARWAGVLIGLVAAVYLVGALFPPTRDLFTDRRTEGDSGATVAFQVLVRIPLGTVLLEEVAFRGVLYGLLRKEWDVKVATIGSSLLFGLWHILPSLHLSDDKPALNPLFGDSVLGVVVVEIGTVLFTGLAGVLFCELRRRSGSLLAPAGLHWATNALGIVTGFALRVLT from the coding sequence GTGCATCGAGGGAGCAGCGAGCCGGGCGCCGGCGGCGTGATCGGCGTACGGACCGGCGTGGCCGTCACCGTGCTGGTCCTGGTGCTGGTCAACCTGCTCAACAACCGGCTCGCCCCCGGGGCCTACCTGATCACCGCGCCGCTGACCGCCGCCGTGCTGCTCGGCGTGCTGCGCCTGGCCGGCGGGACCTGGGCCGACGCCGGCCTGGACCGGGCCGGCTGGGGTCGCGGCGCCCGTTGGGCGGGCGTCCTGATCGGCCTGGTCGCCGCGGTCTATCTGGTGGGGGCCCTGTTCCCGCCGACCCGGGATCTGTTCACCGACCGTCGCACCGAGGGCGACAGCGGCGCCACGGTCGCCTTCCAGGTGCTGGTCCGGATCCCGCTGGGCACCGTCCTGCTGGAGGAGGTCGCCTTCCGGGGCGTGCTCTACGGCCTGCTCCGCAAGGAGTGGGACGTCAAGGTCGCCACCATCGGCTCCTCCCTCCTTTTCGGGCTCTGGCACATCCTGCCCTCGCTGCACCTCTCCGACGACAAGCCCGCCCTCAACCCGCTGTTCGGCGACTCGGTGCTCGGCGTGGTGGTCGTGGAGATCGGCACCGTCCTGTTCACCGGCCTGGCCGGGGTCCTCTTCTGCGAACTGCGGCGGCGCAGCGGCAGCCTGCTCGCCCCGGCCGGCCTGCACTGGGCCACCAACGCCCTGGGCATCGTGACCGGGTTCGCGCTGCGCGTGCTCACCTGA
- a CDS encoding family 2 encapsulin nanocompartment cargo protein terpene cyclase, which produces MTQPDQTNPHLAVAGPPGPGGPGPGLPVPGGPGLPGPGLTNPRLTNPTLLHPRPTPARPADSAPAIPGAPIPGLAVPGLPSPGAAGPAKKDPAKADPAKADPTKAAGSAKSAPAQPFQLPEFYLPHPARLNPHLEHARTHTKAWARSMGMVEGSGIWDEHDLDSHDYALLCAYTHPDASAEELALVTDWYVWVFFFDDHFLEIFKRSQDREGGKAYLDRLPAFMPLDLGAEVPAPTNPVEAGLADLWTRTVPSMSADWRARFAESTEHLLNESLWELSNINAGRTPNPVEYIEMRRKVGGAPWSAGLIEHAVGAEVPAVIAASRPMRVLKDTFSDGVHLRNDLFSYQRETEEEGERSNGVLVLETFLGCTTQEAADAVNELLTSRLHQFENTCVTELAPLFAEHGLDPLACARVLAYVKGLQDWQSGGHEWHMRSSRYMNGGGSGTAPTSWSPYGAGSLGTSALDLTRLGASVGPGRARSFTHVPHRPVGPSRLPDFRMPFELRLSPHLDASRRNTVDWCRRMGLLQPQPGIPASHVWDEKRAADIDLPLCSAGIHPDATLAELDLTSAWLAWGTYGDDYYPVVYGRPRDLIGAKACNARLSLFMPLDGAVAPAPANALERGLADLWTRTAGPMAPDARAKFRTAVEDMIESWLWELANQAQNRVPDPVDYLEMRRKTFGSDLTMSLCRLAHGRQVPPEIYRSGPLRSLENSAADYACLINDVFSYQKEIEYEGEVHNGVLVVQNFFDCDYPTALAIVDDLMNSRMRQFQHVVEHELPVLYDDFKLTREARAVLDGYVRELEDWMAGILNWHFGCFRYQEAALSHSRLPELSAVSFTGPTGPGTAAARIAALVGQLG; this is translated from the coding sequence ATGACGCAGCCCGATCAGACGAATCCGCACCTCGCCGTCGCCGGCCCGCCGGGCCCCGGCGGCCCCGGCCCCGGCCTCCCGGTTCCCGGCGGCCCCGGGCTCCCGGGGCCGGGCCTCACCAATCCCCGGCTCACCAACCCCACCCTGCTGCACCCGCGCCCGACGCCCGCCCGGCCGGCGGACTCCGCCCCGGCGATTCCCGGCGCCCCGATTCCCGGCCTCGCCGTTCCGGGCCTGCCGAGCCCCGGGGCGGCCGGGCCCGCGAAAAAGGACCCCGCGAAAGCAGACCCCGCGAAAGCAGACCCCACGAAAGCGGCCGGGTCCGCGAAATCCGCTCCCGCGCAGCCCTTCCAGCTGCCGGAGTTCTACCTCCCCCACCCCGCCCGGCTGAACCCGCACCTGGAGCACGCCCGCACCCACACCAAGGCCTGGGCCCGTTCGATGGGCATGGTGGAAGGCTCCGGCATCTGGGACGAGCACGACCTCGACTCGCACGACTACGCCCTGCTCTGCGCCTACACCCACCCGGACGCCTCGGCCGAGGAACTCGCCCTGGTGACCGACTGGTACGTGTGGGTGTTCTTCTTCGACGACCACTTCCTGGAGATCTTCAAGCGCTCCCAGGACCGCGAGGGCGGCAAGGCCTACCTGGACCGCCTGCCGGCCTTCATGCCGCTGGACCTCGGCGCCGAGGTGCCCGCGCCGACCAACCCGGTCGAGGCCGGTCTCGCGGACCTCTGGACCAGGACGGTACCCAGCATGTCCGCCGACTGGCGGGCCCGGTTCGCGGAGAGCACCGAGCACCTGCTCAACGAGTCGCTCTGGGAGCTCTCGAACATCAACGCCGGCCGCACGCCCAACCCGGTCGAGTACATCGAGATGCGCCGCAAGGTCGGCGGCGCGCCCTGGTCGGCGGGCCTGATCGAGCACGCGGTCGGCGCCGAGGTGCCGGCCGTGATCGCCGCCTCCCGGCCGATGCGGGTGCTCAAGGACACCTTCTCGGACGGCGTGCACCTGCGCAACGACCTGTTCTCCTACCAGCGGGAGACCGAGGAGGAGGGCGAGCGCAGCAACGGCGTCCTGGTCCTGGAGACCTTCCTCGGCTGCACCACCCAGGAGGCCGCCGACGCGGTCAACGAGCTGCTCACCTCGCGCCTGCACCAGTTCGAGAACACCTGCGTGACGGAGCTGGCCCCGCTCTTCGCCGAGCACGGCCTCGACCCGCTGGCCTGCGCGCGGGTGCTGGCGTACGTCAAGGGGCTGCAGGACTGGCAGTCGGGCGGCCACGAGTGGCACATGCGCTCCAGCCGGTACATGAACGGCGGCGGCTCCGGCACGGCGCCCACGAGTTGGTCGCCGTACGGCGCCGGATCGCTCGGGACCTCGGCGCTGGACCTCACCCGCCTGGGCGCCTCGGTCGGCCCGGGCCGGGCCCGGAGCTTCACGCACGTACCGCACCGCCCGGTCGGGCCGTCCCGGCTGCCGGACTTCCGGATGCCGTTCGAACTGCGGCTGAGCCCGCACCTGGACGCCTCCCGGCGCAACACCGTCGACTGGTGCCGCCGGATGGGCCTGCTCCAGCCGCAGCCCGGCATCCCGGCCTCGCACGTCTGGGACGAGAAGCGGGCCGCCGACATCGACCTGCCGCTCTGCTCGGCGGGCATCCACCCGGACGCCACCCTGGCCGAACTCGACCTGACTTCCGCCTGGCTGGCCTGGGGCACCTACGGGGACGACTACTACCCGGTGGTCTACGGCCGCCCCCGCGACCTGATCGGCGCCAAGGCCTGCAACGCCCGGCTCTCGCTGTTCATGCCGCTGGACGGGGCCGTCGCGCCGGCCCCCGCCAACGCGCTGGAGCGCGGTCTGGCGGACCTGTGGACCAGGACCGCCGGGCCGATGGCGCCGGATGCCCGGGCGAAGTTCCGCACCGCCGTCGAGGACATGATCGAGAGCTGGCTCTGGGAGCTGGCCAACCAGGCGCAGAACCGCGTCCCCGACCCGGTGGACTACCTGGAGATGCGCCGCAAGACCTTCGGCTCCGACCTGACGATGAGTCTGTGCCGGCTCGCGCACGGCCGGCAGGTGCCGCCGGAGATCTACCGCAGCGGGCCGCTGCGCTCGCTGGAGAACTCGGCGGCGGACTACGCCTGCCTGATCAACGACGTGTTCTCGTACCAGAAGGAGATCGAGTACGAGGGCGAGGTGCACAACGGCGTCCTCGTGGTGCAGAACTTCTTCGACTGCGACTACCCGACGGCGCTCGCGATCGTGGACGACCTGATGAACTCCCGGATGCGGCAGTTCCAGCACGTCGTGGAGCACGAACTCCCGGTGCTGTACGACGACTTCAAGCTGACACGGGAGGCCAGGGCGGTCCTGGACGGCTATGTGCGCGAGCTGGAGGACTGGATGGCCGGCATCCTCAACTGGCACTTCGGCTGCTTCCGGTACCAGGAGGCGGCGTTGAGCCACAGCCGTCTGCCGGAGCTGTCCGCGGTGTCGTTCACCGGTCCGACCGGGCCGGGCACGGCGGCGGCCCGGATCGCCGCACTGGTGGGGCAACTCGGCTGA